In one Dama dama isolate Ldn47 chromosome 5, ASM3311817v1, whole genome shotgun sequence genomic region, the following are encoded:
- the RSKR gene encoding ribosomal protein S6 kinase-related protein: protein MGAVSCRQGHHAQMAASHKQGGTIQGPWVQGWKSLWSGVGTTRSGVKELWGLRGHQFLHREPLEPAPLLVEKPLPEWPVPQFINLFLPEFPIRPLRGHQQLKILGLVAKGSFGTVLKVLDCGQKAVFAVKVVPKAKVLRRDILRQCKEEVSIQRQINHPFVHSMGDTWQGKRHLFIMCSYCSTDLYSVWSAVGRLTEASIRLFAAELILVLCYLHDLGIIHRDVKMENILLDERGHLKLTDFGLSRHLPQGARAYTICGTLQYMAPEVLSGGPYNHAADWWSLGVLLFSLSTGKFPVPAERDHVAMLASVTHYDSEIPSSLNQGLSLLLRELLHQDPLHRLRYLHHFQVHPFFRGVAFDPELLQKHPVNFVLETQAAQSSPSSESMFFKDFDCNLESFLVHPRLT from the exons ATGGGAGCAGTGAGCTGCCGGCAGGGGCACCATGCCCAGATGGCTGCTTCTCATAAG CAGGGTGGCACCATCCAGGGCCCCTGGGTCCAAGGCTGGAAGAGCCTCTGGTCAGGTGTGGGGACCACAAGGTCAGGTGTGAAAGAACTGTGGGGACTACGGGGGCATCAGTTCCTGCATCGGGAGCCCCTGGAGCCAGCCCCACTGCTAGTAGAGAAGCCGCTGCCTGAATGGCCAGTGCCTCAGTTCATCAACCTCTTTCTGCCGGAGTTTCCTATTAGGCCCCTTAGGGGGCATCAGCAGCTAAAG ATTTTAGGCCTTGTGGCTAAAGGCTCCTTTGGAACGGTCCTCAAGGTGCTAGATTGTGGCCAGAAAGCAGTATTTGCAGTGAAG GTGGTACCCAAGGCGAAGGTCCTACGGAGGGACATCCTGAGGCAGTGCAAAGAGGAGGTCAGCATCCAG CGACAGATCAACCATCCTTTTGTACACAGTATGGGGGACACCTGGCAGGGAAAACGACACCTCTTCATTA TGTGCAGCTACTGCAGCACAGATCTGTACTCTGTGTGGTCTGCTGTTGGCCGCCTGACTGAGGCTTCCATCCGCCTTTTTGCTGCTGAGCTGATCCTGGTGCTGT GCTATCTCCATGACTTGGGCATCATCCATCGAGATGTGAAG ATGGAGAATATCCTTCTGGACGAACGAG GCCATCTGAAACTGACAGACTTTGGTTTGTCCCGCCACCTGCCCCAAGGAGCCCGAGCCTATACTATCTGTGGCACTCTTCAGTACATGG CGCCCGAGGTCCTGAGTGGAGGGCCTTACAACCATGCTGCTGACTGGTGGTCCCTGGGTGTCTTGCTTTTTTCTCTGTCAACTGGAAAG TTCCCAGTGCCAGCAGAGAGAGATCATGTGGCCATGTTGGCAAGTGTGACCCACTATGACTCTGAGATCCCATCTTCTCTTAACCAGGGGCTCTCACTCCTACTCCGTGAG CTCTTACATCAGGATCCCCTTCACCGTCTACGTTATTTGCATCACTTCCAGGTCCACCCTTTCTTCCGGGGTGTGGCCTTTGACCCAGAGCTCCTACAGAAGCATCCAGTGAACTTTGTCTTGGAGACACAAGCTGCCCAGTCTAGTCCATCATCGGAGTCCATGTTTTTCAAGGACTTTGACTGTAATCTGGAGTCCTTCCTGGTCCACCCGAGGCTGACTTGA